A stretch of DNA from Saccharospirillum mangrovi:
CAATGCCGTTATTGGGTTTGGTGTTGCAGCTTTTGTTGTTACCGGCACTGGCGCTGGTGGTGATCGCCATCCTGGGGTTGGATGGGCCGACGGCTGCCGGCTTGTTTTTGTTGTCACTGTGCCCTGGCGGCGCGACATCCAATTTATTTGCCTATCTCGCCAATGGTCAGGTGGCGCTAAGCATCGCTTTAACAGCGATCAGCAGTTTGTTAGTGCCGTTCACCTTGCCGTTGTTATTCGGTTTGTATCTTGCGCAAAGCGGCTCCGATGCAACGGCATTGCAATTGCCCATCGGACCGACCATCAACCAATTGTTGATCGTCACTTTCGTGCCCGTGTTGGTTGGCATGGCGATCCGGCATTGGGCCAGCGCCTGGGCTGACCGACTCGAACCCTGGAGCAAACGTTTGGGTACCGGTTTGATGTTGATCGTCGTGCTGGGTTTGATCGTCACCAACTGGCCGTTGCTGCAAGATCCGATCAAAGCCCTGGCGGTATTGATGCTGTCGTGCACCGCCATGTTGTTGTCCGGCTGGATAGCCTTTCGCGCCAGTCGCGACGCGGCCATCGCTCGCACACTGGCGGTGGAAGTGGGTATTCAAAACGCCGGTACCGCCTTGCTGGTGGCGATCAGTCTGATGCATCAACCGGCGCTGGCGGTGGTGCCGTTGATCTACGGCGTGCTGATGAATGTACCCGGTTTTGGTTTTGTGGCCTGGGTGCGTTACCGCGATGGTCGCGCATCAGCGGTAAGCGCAACTTAACACCAGAAAATCTCAGTCCTGGCTGCCTGCCAGGACGTCGAGAAATTCGAGCGGCTCCAGCACCACACCTTCTTCTTTCTTGCCGGGGAAAACCGCCAGGGCGACACCGTCTTCCTGCAAACCCGGCAGCCAACGTTCCATCCAGGCCGCCAGATCAATCGCCAGCGGTTCGCAGTCGGCCCAGTCGCCACTGATCCATTGGCGGGCAAATTCGGCGTGCGGCCAGATGGGCAGGCAGTCGTCGCCATCACACGACATCAAGACGGTGCCGGCGTCACCGCGCAGTGTCCAAACCTGTTCATTGTCGAGCACGGACCGCACCAAAAAATCAAACCGGGCTTCCGCTGGCAAGCCGGGCAATGTATCGAGTTGTTGAACGCTGGGAGACTGAGACATAAAAAATTCCTTCAAAAAAACGCTGTGGAAAATAACTGAGAGTTGCTTCGTTGCCGACTCGAATTACGGTGTAAAAAGATACGGTGTGGTCATCGCCACCGGCACAAAACCGTGGCGCGCAACAATGGGTTGGCTCATCGGCGAGGCATCAATAATGACGTACTCTTTGCCGCGCGCTTTGGCATCGAGCAACCGACGCTGCAACAAGGCCGAGTAACAACCACGGCCACGATACTCTGCCAAAGTGCCGCCGCCCCAGATGCCGGCGAACGGGCTGGCACCGTTAAATTCCACCCGCGACGACGACACCGCCTTGCCATCAAGATAGACCACATAAACCGCCAGATTATCCGGCTCGGCCGCCAATGCCTGACGCAAATACGCCAACTGTTCGCTCAGGTCTTCCTGCCAGACCTGCTGCTGCACCTCAATGGCATCGACCAGCCCCGCGTCGTCCTGCACCCGGGTAACCACCGGCCCCGACATCGCGTCTGCATCCAGTTTTGCCAGGTCGAGCGCCATAAAAGTTTCGGCTTCGCCCGCGACAAAACCCTGTCGCAGCAGACGTTCGGCCATGTCGGCCGGTTGGTCGTAGTCGTACAGCTTCCATTCGAACGCCTGACCGCGTTCGCGAAAAAACGCGATCTCGGTTTCGATCAACGCATCGGCATCGTTAGCGCTGACGTCGAAATAACTGATAAAGCTGCCATGGCGGTCGGCCGACAGCAGACGCACGCGCTGGTCGTTGTGAAACCGCTGGTAACCCGGCAGTTGCAAATCGATGCGTTCGACCTGGTTGTAACGTTGAATCAGTCGCGGTAAATCCATAAAAAATCTCGCTGACACCACAACAATGCCGTGGCGCTTAACCTCAAAGACAGAGTGCTTGAGCCAGGTCAGATGCTGGTGGTTATTTTCGCGTATCATCACACCAACGCTGGTAAAAACGAGACCCTGGCATGACCGCTCAAGCCGAACGACGCTCCAACCCCTGGCTGCTGGCAGCGCGTCCGCGTACCCTGCCCGCCGCCGTGGCACCCATCATCGCGGCCGTGGCGCTGGCATTTTATCACGGTTTTTTCAACGCCACGCTGGCGGTGTTGGCGCTGCTGTGCGCACTGGGTTTGCAGATTATGGTGAACCTCGCCAACGACCTGTTCGACGCCGAACGCGGTATCGATGGCGCCGACCGACTGGGCCCGACCCGCGTCACCCAAAGCGGCTTGATCTCGCCAGCCAACATGCGCCGCGCACTCTGGCTGACGCTGCTGTTCTGCCTGCTGACCGGCTTGCCGTTGGTGTACGTCGGCGGCTGGCCGCTGACGCTGGCGGGCATGGCGTCCATCCTCGCGGCGCTGGCTTATTCCGCAGGTCCCTGGCCTTTGGCCAATCACGGTTTGGGCGAAGTGGCGGTGCTGATTTTCTTCGGGCTGGTCGCCGTCATCGGCTGCTATTGGTTGCAAAGTGCGCACTGGCACATCGCCAGTTTGTGGGTTGGGTTGATGGTCGGTTTACCGTGCTGCGCGATCTTAATGGTGAACAACATTCGCGACATCGAATCCGACCGCCGCAGCGGCAAACGCACCCTGGCGGTCCGCTTCGGTCGCACCTGGGCCAATCGACTGTATCGCGCGGCGTTATTCAGCCCCTTCGTTTTATCCATTGTCGCTGCCAGTCTCGGTCATCTGCCGGCGTTATTGGTATTGGCGATGGTACCGAGCCTGTTCTGGGCATGGCGACTGGACCAGCAAGTGCGGCAGTTTCAGGGCCGGGAACTCAATGCCTTGTTGGCACGCACCGCCCTGTATGAACTCAGAGTCAGTTTGCTGATCGCCATTGCATTGCTTGGCTTAGGTTTGTTTTGAACAATACTTTTTTAAACGACATTTGTTTTAAGCGATAAGAGTCCGTTCAGGTTTGGTCAGCCGCACGGTGCAGCGAAACGTCTTTGAGTAACGACGCCACCGCCAGTAACACAATCGACAAATAAAAGAAGGCGTGCAACAAGGGCGTTAAATAGCGCCCGTCGGCCATCGACATGGCGACCACAAAAACGATGCCGGAGATCTGCCCGATCCACAGCAACATACCTTGCGACGCCGACTCAGGCGCCGGCACCGTGCGTTCGGCAGCGTACTGAAACCCCACCGGGCCAATGCCCATGATAAAAAACCCGACCAGAAATCCGCACACCAGCAGCACAGAAAAACGCGCAGTCGGATCGGCCAGCAAAACATCGGCATAAACAAACCCGAAAACCGCCGGAATCAAACCGATCATCGCCAACAAAATCACCGGTTTACGTTTGCCCAATCGATCCGACAACGTCGACAGCACCAGGCTGCCCACCATGCCACCAATCAACACCAACCCGCCAATGGCACCGCCGACATTGCCCAATGCCATCTTATGCACAATGGCATCGATCAAACTGGTCACCGCATTAACGATGCCCAAACCCACGGCAAACAACAGCAACAAAAACAACATGTCGCGACTGTGCACCAGCAGTTTTAAACCTTCGCTGAAACGAACACTGTCGGGATGCGCAATGGGGCTGTGCACCTTGGGATTCGGGTACAACAAAATCACACCCAAACCGCTGACCACACCAATGACGGCGTATATCCAAAGCGACAAGGAAAAACCGGCAGCATTGCCATAAGCGGCCACGATCAACGGTGAAATAATCATCGCCGCCAACATGCCAAAATACTGCGCGAACACCGCCAGGCCGGCCGCCAGTGCGCGTTCTTTTTCCGGGAACCAATGCATGGTCATAGCCGTGATGGCGTTAAGCAAAAAGGGTTGGGCAACAGCCAGACCGGTTTGCGCCAGCAACACCATCAACAACGAGCCGGAGCCGATTGCTTTGATCACACTGAACAGTGCCAGCAAACCGCCACCAATGAACAAGCCAGTGCGCAAACCAAAGGTATCGATCACATAAGAAGCCGGGAAACTGAGCAGCAAAAACACCAGCATGTATACCACCGCCAGCAAGTCGATATTCAACCAACTCGATGCCGCTAACTGGATGGCGTAAAACTCGTTCGCCTGAGTGGCAACTGCTGCATGCGATAACCACTGAACCTGAGAAGCAAGTAGCGCCAACATAAAGGTCGCTAAAATAACAAAGCGATATTTATTCACCTGCATAATTGAATGCCCCCGATGTCAAAAACGCGACAATTATTGTTGACGTTGATTCCGTGAAAAAATCCGTAACACAATCCAGCTGTAGATATGAATGCCCAACAAGCCGCGCAAAAACGTCACCGACTTG
This window harbors:
- a CDS encoding GNAT family N-acetyltransferase; the encoded protein is MDLPRLIQRYNQVERIDLQLPGYQRFHNDQRVRLLSADRHGSFISYFDVSANDADALIETEIAFFRERGQAFEWKLYDYDQPADMAERLLRQGFVAGEAETFMALDLAKLDADAMSGPVVTRVQDDAGLVDAIEVQQQVWQEDLSEQLAYLRQALAAEPDNLAVYVVYLDGKAVSSSRVEFNGASPFAGIWGGGTLAEYRGRGCYSALLQRRLLDAKARGKEYVIIDASPMSQPIVARHGFVPVAMTTPYLFTP
- a CDS encoding MFS transporter, which translates into the protein MQVNKYRFVILATFMLALLASQVQWLSHAAVATQANEFYAIQLAASSWLNIDLLAVVYMLVFLLLSFPASYVIDTFGLRTGLFIGGGLLALFSVIKAIGSGSLLMVLLAQTGLAVAQPFLLNAITAMTMHWFPEKERALAAGLAVFAQYFGMLAAMIISPLIVAAYGNAAGFSLSLWIYAVIGVVSGLGVILLYPNPKVHSPIAHPDSVRFSEGLKLLVHSRDMLFLLLLFAVGLGIVNAVTSLIDAIVHKMALGNVGGAIGGLVLIGGMVGSLVLSTLSDRLGKRKPVILLAMIGLIPAVFGFVYADVLLADPTARFSVLLVCGFLVGFFIMGIGPVGFQYAAERTVPAPESASQGMLLWIGQISGIVFVVAMSMADGRYLTPLLHAFFYLSIVLLAVASLLKDVSLHRAADQT
- a CDS encoding DUF2750 domain-containing protein, which encodes MSQSPSVQQLDTLPGLPAEARFDFLVRSVLDNEQVWTLRGDAGTVLMSCDGDDCLPIWPHAEFARQWISGDWADCEPLAIDLAAWMERWLPGLQEDGVALAVFPGKKEEGVVLEPLEFLDVLAGSQD
- a CDS encoding 1,4-dihydroxy-2-naphthoate polyprenyltransferase, with translation MTAQAERRSNPWLLAARPRTLPAAVAPIIAAVALAFYHGFFNATLAVLALLCALGLQIMVNLANDLFDAERGIDGADRLGPTRVTQSGLISPANMRRALWLTLLFCLLTGLPLVYVGGWPLTLAGMASILAALAYSAGPWPLANHGLGEVAVLIFFGLVAVIGCYWLQSAHWHIASLWVGLMVGLPCCAILMVNNIRDIESDRRSGKRTLAVRFGRTWANRLYRAALFSPFVLSIVAASLGHLPALLVLAMVPSLFWAWRLDQQVRQFQGRELNALLARTALYELRVSLLIAIALLGLGLF
- a CDS encoding bile acid:sodium symporter family protein, whose protein sequence is MSQLLSQIILPAVLAFIMLAMGLGLSPRHFSAVLRAPAMPLLGLVLQLLLLPALALVVIAILGLDGPTAAGLFLLSLCPGGATSNLFAYLANGQVALSIALTAISSLLVPFTLPLLFGLYLAQSGSDATALQLPIGPTINQLLIVTFVPVLVGMAIRHWASAWADRLEPWSKRLGTGLMLIVVLGLIVTNWPLLQDPIKALAVLMLSCTAMLLSGWIAFRASRDAAIARTLAVEVGIQNAGTALLVAISLMHQPALAVVPLIYGVLMNVPGFGFVAWVRYRDGRASAVSAT